CATCGCCTTTTTGCAATTGCTCTACTCCCCAAACGTTTTGGTTCCGGCGGCCTTCTTTTTTACCGCGCTCGTCTATTACTTTCCACATATCCGGGCGATACGGCATAAAAGTAGTGGTAAAAGCACGGCCAACCAGTACGCTGTCCGGATTAATCCGAACGGGCCAGTCCTCCGCTAATTGGTAAGTAAATTGCGCACCCACCATCGTGGCCCAGGCTTCTTCAATACTTACTGCTTTCATGCGTTTCAGAATATCATCCGAAACTTTAGGTCGGCCATCCGGGAAGCGCTCGCCTTTCCACTCAGGCGTAAGGAAATTTAATTCTTCTTTCGAAATCTGTTGCGCTTGCGTTAAAGAAACAGGAATTAAAAAACAGGATAATAACAGTAGGGTAAATACTTTTTTCATTAGCCAGATAATCAAATGCGGGTACAAAACTTGCGCTAAACAGCAGTAAGGTATAATAGCAATTCTATAGGAATTCTGTTGTTTTACCTTAAAACTGAATTAACCTTGATTTAAAGTTGATAGAAAAGGAAAAAATTTAAAAAACCGCCCGCTACCTGTTGGCAAACAGGCGGTTTTTTAAATTTTTATTTATCCCAAAACAAACGGGTACCCAGCACATTTGGCCCCATGCGCGTGATAGCTTCGTTCACGTTAGCCTGGTTCACCGATACTTCGCGGTTTGGATACACTAAGCGGCGGATAAAACCTCCTTTAACGGAAACATCTTCGCCCGGATAGTTAATAGGCTGCAATCTTGGCAACTCGGTACGGCGGAAGTTAGCCCAAGCTTCGGACCAGCTCCGGAAAGAAGCTACCCAGTACTGCGTATTAATTTGCTCCAAAGCTGTTGCCGGGTCATATAAAATGCCCGGTTGTTGCACGTAAGCATTTTTTACTTCTTCGGGTATGTTAATGGTAGCATCATAACCTTTTAGTTGATCCATGTGACCTTTGATTCCATTTTCGTAATAGGTCTTGGCATCACCGTCAATAAATCCTCTTTGGGCTGCTTCGGCTAATAATAATTGGGTTTGGGCGAAGGTTACCAAAAACTCCGGCGAATTTTGATTTAATACCGTATTGCGGCGGAATTGCGAATAGGCATCCAAAGAACCGCGATAACCCGGAGCTGTAGGCAAGGTTACATCGGAATAACCGTAAGGCAGGCCAAACTGATCAGCCAAATTGGTATTCATCTCACCACCAGTATCGGAACCGCGTTGCGAATACCGCACTACAATGTAAGGCGACCGGGGATCGTTGTAAGTTTTCAGGAAATTAACGAATGGCTCACCGGCGAAGAAGTTAGCTCTTTCGGTAGCAGTAAGTCCGGCAGTGGTGGGGTGCACATAAGCCGGCGAGTTAAACCGCACGTAAGCATTATCATCGTTCGAAGCCATTAATGGACCAGCCACAGCTTTATCTACCCATTGGTCGGCTTTAGCCGGATCTAATTCGGTGAAGCGCATGGCTGCCCGCAACAAGATAGAGTTGCCTAATTTCTTCCACTTTTCAATGTTGCCGTTGTAGAAAATATCGCCTCCTACTACAGTTGGTTTAGCTGGATCCAGAGCCGCCGTAGCTTCTTCTAATTCCTTCAGAATATCATCGTAAATGGCTTTTTGGTCGTCGTACTTCGGCAGGTAAGTGCTTTCCAGAAAACCTTTACCGGCTTGGAAGTAAGGTACGTCGCCGTAGGTATCTACCAGCACAATAAAGTTGTAGGCCTTTAAAATCCGGGCCATGTTGTAGATGTTACTCTGCGCCGGATCAGCCTTGGTTTTTTCAATAATGGCTACAGTATTGCGCACCGGTCCTTCGTACAAGCCGTTCCATAAAGAGCGGGTGTTGGCATCGTTGAGTACGTTGTGGTTACCAGCCTCTACTACCCCGGTAAAAGGCGTATTTACTTGTTGTACAATATTGCCTTCGTAAAAATGCATGGACTGGTTACCCGATGCAAATTGGGCATTGTTTAACAAATAAACCGGATCGAGATCAGTAGCTTGGTTCGGGTTGGTATTAATTTCTTCGAAATCCTTGTCGCAGCTACTCACGCTTAACAACAGAGCGGCAAAGGCCAGGGATATATATTTTTTCATGTAAATCATAATTGCTTAAAGCTTAATGTTAATGTTTAAACCATAACTGCGGGTGGTAGGCAGGGCGTGCGCCTCTAAACCAGTGTTAAGGTCAGATGCGGAGAACTGTGTTTCCGGATCCAGATTGTCGACGTATTTTTTAATGATGAGCACGTTGTTTACAAAGGCATTCAGGGATAAACCTTTCACGAAAGATTTGTTCACGAACCGCGATAAGTCATAGCCTAAGGACAAGGTTCTCCAACGCACGAAGCTGGCGTTGTAAACAAATGGGGTGGTTACGTTTACACTGCGGTAGTTATTGTAAAATTCTTGGGCTGGTACCGGAGTAGTATTTGGCGTACCATCGGCATTTACCGCATCTGGCATTACTACACCACCTTCGCGGCCAACCAAAGATGCTTTGTGCAAGCCGTGACGGTACCAGTTAAAGTTAGAGTTAGAGATTAACTTATGACCGGCTTTGAAATCGATCTGAGCAAACAAGCGGAATCCTTTAAAATTAACGGTGTTTAACCAACCGCCGGTGTGGGTAGGAATAGCGCTGCCATAAGTTACCAGATTACCTTGTGAGAAACGGCCATTGGCAGTTTCTATCTGACCTTGCGCATTGCGTTTGTAATCAAAGCCGCGTAAGGAAGCTAAAGGCTTACCCACTTCGTGCGATACGTAACCGATGAAGGCACCTAAATCCTGGGCATTGGCCACATCAAAACGAGCTTGATTATTAGCTAACTCCAGTACTTCACTTTTGTTAATGGTAAAGTTAAAGGCACTGGTCCAGGTAATAGCATCGTTGCGTACGGGTTCTAAAGTTAATAAAGCTTCAATACCCTGGTTTCTTAATTTACCTACGTTTACTTTGGTTTGGTTAAAACCAGACGTGTTCGAGATATCTACGTTCAGGATTTCATCTACAGTGTTTTTCCGGTAAACGCTAAAGTCTAAGTTAATGCGGTTATCCAGGGTTCTTAACTCAATACCAGCTTCGGCTTCGCGTACGCTTAGTGGGCGTAAATTCGGGTTCGGGCTAACAGAACCAGAGATGTTACCTAAAGCGTAGTTGCTGCCATTTATTGATAATGGGTTGGCGTTGATGTTATAGAACAAAGCGTTAGAATACGGATCGGTGGCACCACCTACTTCGGCGTAAGCTACCCGCACTTTACCGTAGTTTAACCAGGCTGGCAAACTAGGGAACGCTTGGCTGAATACGAAGCTGGAGCTAATAGATGGATACAGGTAGTTATTTGATTTTGGGTTTAACGTAGAGAACCAGTCATTACGGCCCGTTAAATTTAAAAACAAGTAATTATTGAACGAGAAATCAACGGTACCAAACAAGGAGTTAACCCGGTTCTGTGAATAAGAAGCTACCGGCTCTTTTACCTGGCCGTTGCCTATGGTATAGAGGTCGCGCACGTAGAAGTTAGTTACCGAAGTACCAATGCTGGTAGTTTTAATATCCATGGAGTTACCACCGAAAGTTGCATCAATACCAAACTTACCAAACTCGCGGTTAGCCCCGATTAAGAAGTCTAAGTTGCGCTCCCGGAAAGTATTCTCTCTCTGGTAGAAGTTACCGTTAAACCCGGTAGTTGCCGATACTAAGAAAGCGGTACCTGTAGGGCGGTTGGCATTGTACGGGTTGGTGAAATAATCCTGTCCTACCCGGCCTTGAGCGTATAACCACGGGGTAAACTGATAACGAATAGACGCATTACCAAAAATCCGGTCGCGGCGGTTTTCTTCTAAACGTTTGTTAATGGTCCAGTACGGGTTCGTCCGGTTAGTAAAACGGGAAGGGTGGATTTCGTTACCAGCGGCATTCTGATAAGCTGCTTCTAGCCAGGCTACATCAATACTGTTGGCAATGGTATAAACAGTTTGGTTAATGTTATAATCCTGCTGTGCTACTACCGGCGGGTTTTTGGTGTACTCGTTCGAATAGTTGGCGTTAAACTGAGTCGATAATTTATCCGTCAGGTTATAGGTTAAGCCAAAATTTAAAATTTTCTTGTTGTACTCCGAGTTCGGGATAATGCTGTTGGCATCGGTGTTGGCAAAAGATAAACGGAAGTTCCCTTTATCGCTGCCACCGCTTAAAGCAACGGAATTAGTCCAGGTGGTACCGGTGCGGTAAAAATCTTTTACCCGGTTTTTATACGGGCTGTACGGATGTAACTGACCATCTACCGCAATAGTAGGTTGGCCATCAAAGCGTTCGCCGAAGCTCCATGTACCGGTACCGGTAGATGGACCACGGGCTGCGTTCGGGCCGCCTTCAAGTACTTGCGGCCGGATGCCGTTTTCTCCCTGACCGTATTCATACTGAAAATCCGTATAATCTAAAGCTTGGTCGGCCTGGAAGTTAGAGTTAACCTCTACCCCAATACCAGTTTGGCCTTTACCCGATTTGGTAGTAATAATAATAGCGCCATTGGCTGCTCTAAAACCGTACAGTGCCGAAGCTGCTGCTCCTTTTAATACGGTCATGGACTCAATATCGTCGGGGTTAATGCTTTGCAAACCATCGCCGGTATCAGTACGGGCTTCACCGTTAAAGCCAGTGCCGCCGCTGTTGGCCGAGCCGCCGGTAGAGTTGTTAATCGGCACGCCGTTTACAATAATCAATGGCGAGTTATTTGCCCCAAAAGAAGCTTGGCCCCGGATCCGGATTTTAGAAGAACCGCCCGGACCGCTTGGTGGCGCTTGTACCTGTAAACCAGGCACTTTACCTACCAGGCTATTACCCACGTTGGTAGTGCGGGTGGTAGTTAATTGCTCGGTATTTACCGTAGAAGTGGCATAACCTAATTTCTTGGCATCGCGCTTAATACCAAAAGCCGTTACAACTACTTCTTCCAGAGCTTCCGAATTTTCTTCCAGCACAATATTAATGGTAGTTTGATTGCCTACTGCAATTTCGCGGTTGGTGTAACCAATATAACTAACTACTAAAGTGGCATTATCCGGAACGTTTAAACTAAATTTTCCTTCTGCATCGGTAGTAGTACCGGTAGTGGTGTTTTTAACCAGGATAGTTGCTCCGATAATAGCCTGCTTGTCTTTGGCCGAAGTAACGGTTCCGGTAATTTGCCTTCCTTGGGCCTGAACATTTATTGCCCCGAAGACTCCCAGGCAAAATGTTAGCAAGTAAAAAATGAGTCTAGATTTGTGCATACACTTTTTATTTAAATTAATTGAATGGTTTATTAACTAAAAGAATCTGTTGCTCGTCCGGTTACTTACTTTTTGTTTTTAAACCCTTCTGTTGGCCTAGTTTTTTGTTATTGCGGCAGCCTTACATAAAAAGACAGCTTAAACTAATATAACCCTAAACGTAGCAGAAAGCGCTCTAACATCTTGTTTATATAATATTTAACTAAAATCCGGGTTTCACTAAAATATTATTTTTAAAAAAATACTATTGTTGAAAATTTAACTAATTCGATGCTTAAAATTTGAAAAATAATTAATTTTAAGAAGCATTCTACCCTACTGTTTAGCAATTTTCTAAAACACGATCTAACAAATATATTACTTATTGTAAAAAATACAATAGTAAAAATTAATTAAATTTAGGTATAATTTATACTTCTAAGCAGATAGGGTATCACTTTACTGTTAGTATCATTTTAAGAAAAAACAGCAATATGCCATCGTGTATATAAACCCTTAGAATAAGTGCAAAGGCACTCGGAAATACAATTTATAAAAGAAGGTGGGCTTTGGCGAAAATACGAATAGCTTCAAGGGGTAAAAGTAAAAAGTCCGGCGTGGGTAAACCACACCGGACTTTTTTAAAATAATACGTTAGTTACGGCAAATTAAGCTTTCCAAACTTCCTTCCGCACGTTTTTACCAACAGATAAAACCAAACGCGTTGGGTTAGGTACTAAAACTAACCGGGCTTCCCGGTCCGGGTATTCTTCCGTATCTACCCAAACCCCTTCTTTCGCCGAAATCGTGGTGTTATCGTCGGTGGCCAGTTGGGTGGGCAAATAAGCAGTTGGCAATAAAACATCCGTATCCGGACAAACTTTATCGTGTACCTGGGTTAAAATATCTTCTAAATAATCGCCAAATCTTTCATTAAAATCATCTTCCAGATCGTGCAGTTCTTCTTCCACTTCATCGTACCGGTCATCGTCGTAAGTGAGCTGCCCTAGTTCCTGCTTTTTTTGAATAATGGCTACAAGGGATGAATTTAATTCATTCGTGTTCATGTGTGCATGCTATGATTTCTACAAATTTTAAAACATGTATCAGCAATTGCAAGTAAATACCAAATAATTTAAAACGGCAATCCGCATGTTGCAAGGTATTTTAAGCAAATATTTACTTTAAAAAATTAAGTAAATTTTACCTTTATAGGCGCCTGCCCGGGGAGCATAACCTTTAAACCTCTTTTAAAAAAGCAATTACGGTAATAGCTACTATCCGGTTTAAAATATAAAATTTTTAAAATTTTGCTAAATCCGGCAACTGCCAAGCTGATAGGTTTTAATATTTACTTTTAAACTTAGGTTTTTATATCCGGATGGCGTTAAATTTCGTACAGTACACACCCAGAATGAAACAGATTTATATAGCAGCATTTTTTAATTTTGTTTCGGTAAAAAATTGCCCGCTTTAGTTACCTTGGTTGGTATAACCGAAAGTTTCTTTTGCGGCGCGTATAAAGTTGCCAGATAACTAAATTAACTTAATTTTTTCTCATTACTTAATAGTATATATAAGATTACTGGTTTGCGTATAACTAGTATAAAAAACGATTTATATCCACATTCTAATTTTAAATAAAACTATGATTGACCCAGCTATCCAAAGTAAAATAGACGCCTGGTTAAACGGACCCTACGACGATGCCACCAAAGCGCAAATTCGGGAACTCATGACCGGTACCCAAAACGAGTCGCTAACCGATGCCTTTTACCGCGACCTGGAATTTGGTACGGGGGGCCTCCGGGGCTTAATGGGGGTAGGTAGCAACCGCATGAACCGGTACACTTTGGGAGCCGCCACACAAGGATTAAGCAATTATTTAAAAAAATCATTTCCGGGCGAGCAAGTGAAAGTAGCCATTGCCCACGACAGCCGTAATAACAGCCCCGAGTTTGCCCAAATTGTAGCCGATGTTTTTAGCGCCAACGATATCAAGGTATTTTTCTTTGAAGAATTGCGCCCTACGCCGGAGCTATCTTTTGCCATTCGGCACTTAGGCTGCCACAGCGGCGTGGTTTTAACGGCCTCACATAATCCCAAAGAATACAACGGCTACAAAGCTTACTGGAACGATGGCGGCCAGGTAGTAGCTCCGCACGATAAAAACATTATTAACGAAGTAAACGCCATTACTTCCATCGAGGACATTAAGTTTACAGCCAAGCCCGAAAACATTCAACTGATTGGCAACGAGGTAGACGAAGCTTACCTGGAGCGGGTTGCCGGTTTATCTATCTCCCATGATGCCATTAAGCGCCAGCACGATTTAAAAATTGTGTACACGCCATTGCACGGCACCGGTATTACGCTGGTTCCCCGCATTCTGGAGAAACTCGGTTTTACCAACGTTACCATCGTGGAAGAACAAGCCACCCCGGATGGTAATTTCCCGACGGTAATTTACCCCAACCCCGAAGAAAAAGAAGCCATGAGCCTGGCTTTGCAAAAAGCCCAGGAAATAGATGCCGATTTAGTGCTGGCCACCGACCCCGATGCTGACCGGGTAGGTATTGGCGTAAAAAATATTCACGGCGAATTTGTGCTGCTCAACGGTAACCAAACCGGCAGTTTGCTTATTTATTATTTAGTAAAAGCCTGGAACGACGCGGGTAAATTAACCGGCAAAGAATTTATTGCCAACACCATTGTTACCACGGAACTCATGAACCGGGTAGCCGAAAAATACGGAGTAAAATCGTACCAAACACTTACCGGCTTTAAATACATTGCCGAAGTAATCCGGGGCCTGGAAGGCAAAGAAACGTTTATTGGCGGCGGCGAAGAAAGTTACGGTTATTTAATCGGCGATTTTGTGCGTGATAAAGACGCCATTGCTTCCTGCGCCATGATTGCCGAAATGGCCGCCGTGGCCAAAGACCAAGGCAAAACCTTGTACCAGCTCATGATTAGCATGTACGAAGAGTTTAAGTTTTTTAAAGAAGACTTAATTTCTTTAACTAAAAAAGGCCAGCGCGGTCAGCAGGAAATTGCCGAAATGATGCAGGCCTTGCGCGACAATCCGCCACAGGTAATAAACGGCGCCCGGGTACACGAAATCCGGGATTATAAAACCGGCATTATTAAAAACCTGGAAACCGGTACCGAGCACACCATTGATATGGAACGCTCCAACGTGCTGCAGTTTATTACCGCCGATGGCTCTAAAATATCGGCCCGGCCATCCGGCACGGAGCCTAAAATTAAATTTTACTTTAGCGTGCAGCAAAAACTGCCTTCCGAAGCCGACTTCGATCGGGTAGATGCCCAGCTTACCCGCCGCATCCACGAGATAATTGCGGATATGCAGTTACGTTAATTTTTTAAAATTTTAAATTTTAAGCCTGATGTGTTTTTCGCATCAGGCTTTTTGTTTTATACTTTTTTATTAAATTTATAATAACAAGCACAAGCCAGTCACTACCCGGCATCCCCTACTTCGGAGAGGTTTACACCACTTTTTTAAAATTATTGCTTCGTTCCACTCATATCTTTTGTAAGCATGTTACATCTAATAAACAAGATTACTCCTGCCGGCCTGAAGAAGCGAGTTAATGTATTCTTACACCAGGGAGATAAATACTTTTGCCCTTTTTGCCACTACTCCTCTAAAAACTTAGCTCCTATTGGGTTAGATATTCCGGTTAACCGGGAAAAACAAATTATTGGCGGCGGCCGAAGGTTAGGTGGTTGTTACCAATGCGGCTCTACCGACCGCGAAAGATTAATTTACGCGTATTTAAAAGAAAAACTTTTGCTGTTTGATGCAGACAAGAACAAAAGCATTCTGCACATTGCTCCCGAAAAGCAGTTATCCCGGGTTTTACTTAATTTTAACTTTCGCCAATACATTTGCGGCGATTTGTTTACCCCAGGATACAGTTACCCGCCGCACGTTCAAAACATGAATGTTTTAGACATACCTTATCCCGATGATACCTTTGACCTGGT
The sequence above is a segment of the Adhaeribacter swui genome. Coding sequences within it:
- a CDS encoding SusD/RagB family nutrient-binding outer membrane lipoprotein, whose product is MKKYISLAFAALLLSVSSCDKDFEEINTNPNQATDLDPVYLLNNAQFASGNQSMHFYEGNIVQQVNTPFTGVVEAGNHNVLNDANTRSLWNGLYEGPVRNTVAIIEKTKADPAQSNIYNMARILKAYNFIVLVDTYGDVPYFQAGKGFLESTYLPKYDDQKAIYDDILKELEEATAALDPAKPTVVGGDIFYNGNIEKWKKLGNSILLRAAMRFTELDPAKADQWVDKAVAGPLMASNDDNAYVRFNSPAYVHPTTAGLTATERANFFAGEPFVNFLKTYNDPRSPYIVVRYSQRGSDTGGEMNTNLADQFGLPYGYSDVTLPTAPGYRGSLDAYSQFRRNTVLNQNSPEFLVTFAQTQLLLAEAAQRGFIDGDAKTYYENGIKGHMDQLKGYDATINIPEEVKNAYVQQPGILYDPATALEQINTQYWVASFRSWSEAWANFRRTELPRLQPINYPGEDVSVKGGFIRRLVYPNREVSVNQANVNEAITRMGPNVLGTRLFWDK
- a CDS encoding SusC/RagA family TonB-linked outer membrane protein, with protein sequence MHKSRLIFYLLTFCLGVFGAINVQAQGRQITGTVTSAKDKQAIIGATILVKNTTTGTTTDAEGKFSLNVPDNATLVVSYIGYTNREIAVGNQTTINIVLEENSEALEEVVVTAFGIKRDAKKLGYATSTVNTEQLTTTRTTNVGNSLVGKVPGLQVQAPPSGPGGSSKIRIRGQASFGANNSPLIIVNGVPINNSTGGSANSGGTGFNGEARTDTGDGLQSINPDDIESMTVLKGAAASALYGFRAANGAIIITTKSGKGQTGIGVEVNSNFQADQALDYTDFQYEYGQGENGIRPQVLEGGPNAARGPSTGTGTWSFGERFDGQPTIAVDGQLHPYSPYKNRVKDFYRTGTTWTNSVALSGGSDKGNFRLSFANTDANSIIPNSEYNKKILNFGLTYNLTDKLSTQFNANYSNEYTKNPPVVAQQDYNINQTVYTIANSIDVAWLEAAYQNAAGNEIHPSRFTNRTNPYWTINKRLEENRRDRIFGNASIRYQFTPWLYAQGRVGQDYFTNPYNANRPTGTAFLVSATTGFNGNFYQRENTFRERNLDFLIGANREFGKFGIDATFGGNSMDIKTTSIGTSVTNFYVRDLYTIGNGQVKEPVASYSQNRVNSLFGTVDFSFNNYLFLNLTGRNDWFSTLNPKSNNYLYPSISSSFVFSQAFPSLPAWLNYGKVRVAYAEVGGATDPYSNALFYNINANPLSINGSNYALGNISGSVSPNPNLRPLSVREAEAGIELRTLDNRINLDFSVYRKNTVDEILNVDISNTSGFNQTKVNVGKLRNQGIEALLTLEPVRNDAITWTSAFNFTINKSEVLELANNQARFDVANAQDLGAFIGYVSHEVGKPLASLRGFDYKRNAQGQIETANGRFSQGNLVTYGSAIPTHTGGWLNTVNFKGFRLFAQIDFKAGHKLISNSNFNWYRHGLHKASLVGREGGVVMPDAVNADGTPNTTPVPAQEFYNNYRSVNVTTPFVYNASFVRWRTLSLGYDLSRFVNKSFVKGLSLNAFVNNVLIIKKYVDNLDPETQFSASDLNTGLEAHALPTTRSYGLNINIKL
- a CDS encoding phospho-sugar mutase, giving the protein MIDPAIQSKIDAWLNGPYDDATKAQIRELMTGTQNESLTDAFYRDLEFGTGGLRGLMGVGSNRMNRYTLGAATQGLSNYLKKSFPGEQVKVAIAHDSRNNSPEFAQIVADVFSANDIKVFFFEELRPTPELSFAIRHLGCHSGVVLTASHNPKEYNGYKAYWNDGGQVVAPHDKNIINEVNAITSIEDIKFTAKPENIQLIGNEVDEAYLERVAGLSISHDAIKRQHDLKIVYTPLHGTGITLVPRILEKLGFTNVTIVEEQATPDGNFPTVIYPNPEEKEAMSLALQKAQEIDADLVLATDPDADRVGIGVKNIHGEFVLLNGNQTGSLLIYYLVKAWNDAGKLTGKEFIANTIVTTELMNRVAEKYGVKSYQTLTGFKYIAEVIRGLEGKETFIGGGEESYGYLIGDFVRDKDAIASCAMIAEMAAVAKDQGKTLYQLMISMYEEFKFFKEDLISLTKKGQRGQQEIAEMMQALRDNPPQVINGARVHEIRDYKTGIIKNLETGTEHTIDMERSNVLQFITADGSKISARPSGTEPKIKFYFSVQQKLPSEADFDRVDAQLTRRIHEIIADMQLR
- a CDS encoding class I SAM-dependent methyltransferase — translated: MLHLINKITPAGLKKRVNVFLHQGDKYFCPFCHYSSKNLAPIGLDIPVNREKQIIGGGRRLGGCYQCGSTDRERLIYAYLKEKLLLFDADKNKSILHIAPEKQLSRVLLNFNFRQYICGDLFTPGYSYPPHVQNMNVLDIPYPDDTFDLVLCNHVLEHVPPDLEAMQELRRVLKKEGQAILQVPISKNTAKTFEDFSISDPQQREIIFGQKDHIRIYGQDYPQRLEQAGFKVARLNLFNEFSRYGINPDEDLFIGTK